A stretch of DNA from Camelus ferus isolate YT-003-E chromosome 18, BCGSAC_Cfer_1.0, whole genome shotgun sequence:
GTACTCAgcacagctgggcctggggccctGGTCTGTCCAACTCCAAGCCTAACCCCTGCAAAGATGAGGAAAGGAAGATTTCCCTCCTCACCTGtctctttaaaacacattttccaaCTCACAAAACACAATCCTCTTCTGCAAATGCGgtaaagaactacaaaaacactACTTTTCTTAAATGCTGcaatttatttagaattaaacATTAATTTGGTTTTGAACAACTTGGCTAATTGTTAACTCGCTGATTATTCATTCTTTGATTTTATCACCACTGGCCCATTGTCCTCCACCCTGCTGACTGCCAGCTTAGGGGTATATCTTTGATACTGAATTTGTCAGTGCAACCTGGTTGGGGAGCTAAGAAAATCTTAGATCTGTGCTGTCCACTAAAGGAGCCACTTGCTATGTGTGGCTACTTAATTTAAGTTCATTTCATTCAAATAAAGTTGCACTCGTAGTCATACaaaacacatttcaagtgctcaacagccacacgtGGGTAGTGACTTctgtactggacagcacagatacagaacatttccactgATCACAGGATGTTCAACTGGACAGTGCTGCCTAAGATGTTAGAGATCTTTCTAATCCAGggcatttcaattttttttaaaccacagcaCTGTAAACCAATGGGCATgttgatacatacacacacacacacacacacacacacacacacacacacacacgtatttacGTGGGAAATAAAAGGTCCTGAAAATACTTACCTTTAATAAAGTACAATGCACTCTGATATTTTCTGTCCTattccattttttccatttttgaaatttaaatggtCACAACCCACTGAACTAATGTGGCAACCTAACAGTTGTGCCCCACAGTTTGCAAACCTTTGCTGCAAAGCCCATGATGTACATTCAGACGAATGAAATCGCAACCTGGTTGAAAATGACTGGGTGCCTTGAGAGCTCCGTGAATCCTGTTCTCATTTGCACAGGCCATTTCACAaatcaagaaactgaggctcagagtgggagGAAGGTAACCCACCAGGGGCACGCTGGCTTCATGAAAAGAATCCAAGTTTTGGAAATAAATGGCAGGAGTTTTTCTAGGATGTTTCAAAGTCACAGTTAAGTGCTTGTGCCCCAAGGTAGGATGATCTAGTTGGCAAATTTAATTCCCGACTGGGTTCCTAAAACTATTTGTTATCTCCCTTATAAACTGGGGATATAGAATGCTTACTGTGTGAAGTTACTGTGAAACTTCAATGAGATCATGTATTAAAATACTCAGCCTAATACTGTGACTCACAAGCCAAGAAACATTTGccattattattcttattttggcCCACccctttactagctgtgtgacattgggcatgttacttaacctctctgagcctgcttcctgcttttctcacAGAGAAACAATGATCCCTGTAGTGTTGAGTTGTCAAGAAGGATCTGTTGAGCTTACACACATACAGTAGTCAGCAAGCTGCTTAGCAAAAGCAAGTGCCCCAAatcactttttctcttcctcccctttatAGACTTCAAGTCGATTTATCAATGTGGCACAGCCAATAGGGGGGCAAAAAAGGTTATCGGTGCAGGAGGCCCGAGTTCCAGTCCCTGCTGTGCCATTTCCTGGCCATGAGACTGAAGCCAAGCCcctgtcctctctgagcctcagttttcttgtctgtgaagaATACACGAGAAGAGGTGGTAAAGCCCCTGACATGCTGTAGGAGCTTAAGAAATGGAAGCTGCTGTGGTTCCAGCACTGGGACCCAAGGGAGTTGGCAGAGGCAGTTAAGcctcctggagccctggggaaggggagggacccGGACCTTCTGCACATGGTTGATCTCATCGTGCTTGCGCTTCTGGTTGCGAGTGATCTTGCGCTCAGGCTGCTCAGCCAGCTCACTTAGGTACttctctgagttcttctgcaCGGCATCCTTCACTGTCTTGGTCAGTGCCAGCCGGTTCTTGTCCACCCATTCGTCCAGTCGCCGGTTAACTGTGAGGATGGGCCATGAGGgggctgcccttccccctcccctcctcccacccagaccTGGATACCCCAAGTCACTCACAGCCCACATAGTGCACGTAGAATTCCTCTCGGCCCTCCTGATCATTCACTCGAGACTGGATCACTTCAGCAGAATCTGTGAAGGCAAAATGCTAGGATCACCAGGAAAGAAGGCAGGGCTGATCCTTCGCACTCAGGAGCAGTTTCCCAGATTCCGGGGCCAAATGTAAGCAAACTTCATCTGCCCATACCTGCCAGTCCCTTCAATCACTGCCCGTGAGATGAGCCAGACTGGGGCTGTTATTCttactttagagatgaggaaactaaggtttagCCAGGCTCATCTATTTGAAAAGTGTTAACAGCTAATACTTAACTGAGTTTAGGCCTGGTTCCAAATTCAATGCTTGTTTTACTTTACTCCGTCGTTCATTTGTTCAGGGGTTACAAGGGCTAGCTGTGGAATCAGAGAGCCCCACTTCCTAACTGTATCTACCTGAACAAGTTATTCTggctttctgggcctcagtttcttcatttgtaaaataaggataacagTGTCCACCTCAAACGGTGAGTTAATGCCTCTAAAGCTTTCAGTATAGCACCTGACAATTAGCAGATCACTCAATAAATGAGTGTGGCAACCATTGCATGTGTGACCCTGTGCTGGGTTGCTGCTGGATACAGAGGATGGATCATGAGTGGTCCTGCCCTCCAGAAGTTCCCACGGTGATGGGGTAAGTAGGACACAGACAGACAACAACATAATGGTACATATACTGTGGCTGAGGTATGAAGAAAATGTTGCAGGAACATACAGAAGGGAACAACTCACTTTGCCTGAAGGGAGTCAAGAATGGCATCACAGGGGATATGATGCTAAATGCATGAGCGGGACTAGCCAGCTGAAtaaggagagacagaagaaagggcattccaagcagagggcaTCAGCGATAAAAGGCATATAGTCTTTATAGGGTGTAGTGTGGTCTGGTCTGGCAATGACCTTTGCTAGGGTTGCTAAAAACCAGAGAAGCCACAAAGATCAATGCCATTCTAAGGAATTTGGGGTTTATGTGAAAATGAAGCAAAGCAACATAGGGAAGGGGAAGCTCATTTTCGTGTTCTAGGAGGTCCTCTCCGCTGGCGACTGTAGGAGACGGACAGAAGGGGAAGTCACAGAGACAAGGGAGACCAGTGAGCAAGCAGTGTTAACAAGAAAAGGGAATCAAGCCTAAGATTGGGCAAGGAAGTGTAATGGGAGCTCTGGATACAACAGGAAGAATTTGGCGAACGCGCGACTGGTGGTGGGGTTTGTAGGCGGAGCGGGAGAGAGCCCGCAACTCCCGGTTCTCCCTACTCTGGCCCCGCCGCCGCCCTTAAACCCCGCCCCCGGGCCCCGCCCTCACGCCAGGTGCTATCCGGCCGCCGGCACAGGTACGTTTCTCCGATCTCCACGGTGACTTCCGGCTCACCACGCGCCGGGGTCGGAGGAGAGACGCGGCCAGGGGATGGAGCGGTCCCCTCGACCGCCACATTCTCCCCGGGCCCAGGCTCGCCCTCCCCCACGACCCCTGAAGTCGCCGCCGCAACCGCCGCAGCTGCTCCCTGCGCCGCCATCGCTGTAATGGAAATGACGCCAGAATCCCGCGCCGCGCAGTGTCTTTAGCTCCGGGTCAGCTACGCGTGGAGGAGCCCGCGGCAGGCTGGAGGGTGCGGTCTGTGACGTGGCAGGAGCTCATTGGCTAGTGCGGCAGTCTCCGCGGCAGAAGACGTTGACTGTGCCAGTTGTCCTGAAGTTGCTCGTTTTCCGTTTTGAATTACGGCTGCACCCTAGAGTTGAAAACAGGAGAAAGGCTTTCTTGATGTGATGCCTCAACTCGATCTTTTTAAGGCCTTTGTGCCTGAGGAAGCCAAGGTGTGCCAGTTATCAGGGGGCGCTGCCCCTATTTTACCGATGCGGAGCCAGAGCAGCACCCCTGGAAGCCTAGTGTTAGGGCGGTGAGCCTGGAATCAACACCCACCCGGTGCCGCCCATTTCCTTCAGCCAAATACAAGTCACCCCGTTTTTGAAGACTGAAGAAACTGCCCTCCTTgttcgggggggggggaggagacaTTTGGGGTGTGGGAATCAGGACTGAGTGTGTACTGGGATAGCCAATAAATAACTCTCACAGAATCAAGCCTTTCTAAAGAAAGGACCAGACTCCAAACCAGATGTCCCCTGAACAGAAATCAGCCTAAGGCAGTGGATATAATGGAGAGCGTCTTAGGCTTAGTGAATGAGGAATCCCTGGTTATACAAGTGTGTCCATTCCCAGAGCATCGTTAAAGGTTAAACTGTGTATGCCATATAACTATATAAAGGTGAAACCATATATGTATCTATCTCTTATTCCTATAAAACAAGTGTATTGCACAATGCCAGACAGGGGACACCTCCAATAAACATTCCTTTTGGCTACTCTGAGTCGTCTTTGACTTGTAATTTGGTTATTGGGCTTGGAAACAATTCTAAGAGGGGTGGAATGCTCGAGACCTAAGGATGaggttacagatgaggaaatatcTAAGTTAAGTATTTGTGGAAAATGGCAGTGCTGGTAACTTGGCTTTGGGGAATAAAGGAGTTGGGAGGGGACAATAAATGCCAGTGGCTGGCAGcatatgaaacaaaaaattaacagaagtcaggcaagaaaaaattaaaaactaaaattataccTTCTCTCACTCTCCACCCACCCCTAGAACTATGATGATTCACTCAGATTCCCCAAAATCTTTTGTTGTTCCTTCTTTGTGTTCATGTAACCTTTGATGTGCTTTAAGAAGCCAGCACCAGAGACTTATTTGGCGAAGTGCCCCTGTGGCTAATAGAGCTGTTTTGCCTCAAAAGAGCTGGAAACAAGTTCTCAGCCCAGAAGTTTTCAGTacctctccagccccactcaAACACAGACATTAAACCAATGATTTTCAAGTGGAGGAGTTCATCAGTGACTATGGAGCTTAGCTCTCTCGCCAGGCCTCTTGTCCTTCCCTTTCTTGCTTCCCCTGCTCCCTTCTGGGAGCACTCTCTACAAATCACCTGGACACAAATCCTCCGCTTAAGGGCGGCTTCTAGGGACTCCAACCTGAAACCTCCCTTCCTAGCTTAAAACCCTTCCATGATCCCTGATGCCTCCAGGATAAAACCCATGCTTCTTGGCTGTGCATTTAAGGCCTTTCAGCCTTGCTGctgcctacctctccagcctctgtGCTGCAGCCAGCCAGATTTTCAGCCTGGCAAGTCACAACAGTCTCCCACCACCTGGAGTTTGACCTCCAGATATAATCCCTGTCTCCCCtgaatcctccacctccatcaccaGTCCTACCAAGCAGGCCCTCAGGCCTTCTCCTTCCCTAGCAAGGTGCGCAGGGAGGTTACTTCACCACCTGCTCTCTGGAGCCCTTTCCTTTTGGCCTCCCTGCCAGGGCGCAATCTTGTGTGTTTCTTTCCTTAGCAGTAGCAGGCACAGCTGGCAGGCAGCACTTTTTAACCGTACTCAGCTTCAGGAATCAGGTGGCTCAGAAACTTGCTCAGTCTGCTGACCTTCACCTCCACAAACTGTGACTACCGGGAAGGGAAGTGTCAGAAGTGCGACCTGAAGCTGGGCCAACCTGGGCCCTTCAATATTGTCCGGGATCCAGAAACACTTggtaaatgaaatgaataaaaggtCTTTGCACAACCTGCCCAAGTCATCCCAACTCCCACCAAATCTAATGTGCAAGAGACTCGGGGCCAATTTTATTCCTGGTCTGACAGGCTCTGAGGACAGTTAGAGACTGGGACATGAACTTGTTAAACCCAAAGGGCCCAGGGGACCTGAATGGGGGCAGAAACAAAAGCTCACCTGCCTTCCTCATATGTGGGGCCCAAGAGGGCATTCAAAATGTGAACTTTAATAACAAACAGCAGGTCAAGTTGGGGGTTCCCCAGGAACAAGAATAATGGAGCTGGTGCTGGAGACCTCAAGGGTTCTCACTTCCTCCCCTCTGAGGtctggaggcagggaagcagTGGATCCCATTGAGGAGGGTGGTACCTGGCTCCATGTAAGTCCATCTGTTTGGGGCCCTGAGACCCCAGGTGCAGCAGTGTGTGGAGCAGGGTGGTACCCTGCCTGGCCTGGAAGGTCCTGGCAGGATATATGACCCAGCCCAGGCAAGCAAGCAGGCCATGGGCTATGGGGTCAGATGCGGAAGCTTTCCTCCCGGCCATCGATGTGACGGAGCCGCAGGTAGACATCTGTGCCAATGCCCTGCAGGGACTGCAGCCGAAGGGAACCACCGAGGTACTCTGCGTAGGCCCGTGATGTGGGCAGCCCGAAGCcaaagctgggggtgggcagggggataGGACACGGGCTTCAGAGGCTTGAGTCTCCTggggccccccacccctccattcTGGCCAGGTGGGGCCTCACCCGTGCATGGGTCCTGACTGGCCGCCACTGTGCATGTCCAAGTGGCCGAAGAGGGGGCTGATCCGGGGGTCCTGGGTGCTGGCCTCAGCTGTAGTGAAGTGGTAGTCCATAACCCGGTCCAGGTCTTTGTGAGCGATTCCCCCGCCCCGGTCTGAAATCCTGGCAGGATGACGATAACAGGCTTGGCTCAGCTTCGGTGGGGCTCACCAACCCCCAAACAGACAATGCTAGGTCTACCCTGCTGTTCAAATGTGGTCACCTAGACTCTTGGGCCTTGATTTTTGTAAGCTGTTTTTCCATCCTCACCTCTGCCACTGACTAGTTCTAACTTCTTGCAGGACTTGACATTTATTCTCAGCCCAGCATCACAGATTGGTTATTTCTGACACTTTGCCTACTCCAAGCCCCTACATTACTGACAAAGACAAGCCCCCAGAGCCCACAGCTGGCACCAGATTCATTCATGTCCAGCTCATGGCAATCTCAGGACAGCAAAATATCTTGTCCAACCAGAAACTAAATCTCAGAGTGGGGCAGGTACTGGCCTGAGGTCATAGAGCAAGTCAGAAACTGCCTGGAACCCCTGTCTACCCCACCTCAACTCCCAGTCAGGGCAAACCTGATGACGAGATCGATATCATTGTTGGCGATGGTGATGACCACGTCTGGGACATTGTAGGGAGTGTCTAGGTGACTCTCCATTGTGGCTCTATGCAGGGGGGAAAGACCAGTAGGTGGTGGTACCCCAGTCTCACCCCAGTTCCTGTCTGCCCCCTTCCAACATATCCAGTCAGCCCACCTCATGGCGTTCTTGAGCAGCTCGGGCAGGATGTAGTCCAGTGGCATAGGGATGAAGGGGAATCGGGCAGCCACGTGTCCATTGATGCGGACTCGGGGGGCATTGCCGTACTTGTGCTCACACAGGCGTCTGCGGATAGGAGCAAGGGTTCAGCCCTAAACTAGTGGTTCTCAGCTGGAGATGACGctgtccccagccccccagggaAATTTTACAATCTCTGGAGTTGTTTTTGCTTGTCACGACTACAGAATATTACTGGCATCGAGTGAGTAGAAGCCAGAGATCCTTCTGAACATCCTAACAAACATAGGCCAGgcccccacaaaaaagaattatctggcctCAAACATTAATAGTGCCACAGTTGAAAAACCCTGCCCTAGACCATGCCCTAGGCAAGGGCTCAGACCCAAACCTTCACTGCCCGAAGACGTCCATCCCCTTAGCTGTTTTAGCCTCACCTGGCAAAGTCCACCCACTTTTCAATAATCTTCTTTGGTGAGAGGCGAGTGCAGATGATGCCAACAAAATCAGGctgacaggaaaaagaaagtcagGATCACCTCCATCCATACCTTGGCCACCAAATGCTTGCCACCTCTGGACTACTGAAGCAGCTCCAAgcctctccccaggccctcaACCCAGGTCCCCAGCCCAAGGGAGCTCCAGGCCCAGTCCCCTCTGTCCCACTTGAGGTTCCCAGGTGGGCCTTAGGTCCCAGTGCCCCACCTTGTCCTCATGTAGCGCCAGATGATGTGTGGCCAACATGCGTATCCCAAGCCTTGAAGTCAGTGTCTTATCTAAGAAGTAGCGGACGAGCTTCTCATCCTGTAAAGAGTGGGGCCTCAGAAACCCTGTgcccttcccagcctctccaaCAGGCCTGGGCCCCCACCGCGCTACCCCTGACCTCTATGTGTTTCCGGCTCTCACGCAGGCCCTCAGCTAAGAGGGTCACCACATCCTTGTGGTCGTCCAACAGCTGTCGCACCAGCTGGCAGTACTGGGCGTCGTCTGCCTGGTCCTTGATCTGCAGGCCAGAGTCATGAGCGTGGATGGTCCAGCCCTGACCTCTcagcccctcaccctgccctggcccagccctcacCGGAGGGAATTCTGTCAGCTTCCGGAAGGCACGGATGTACAGTTCATGCTGCAAGGGAGAGATGTGGGAATTCACAGGGATGCTCTGGGCACTAGGTAGAGAACAGCCACCCATGCCCACCTATGGGGATGGCCATTCATTCCAATGCACTTGGTTCAAACCCCATCATGGCCTCTCAAGCCTCCATGAAGGCTTGGGTCTGAGTCCTCTAAGGCTCTGAAACCTTTTGGTAGGCAAGTCTCTACCATTCTGGTTCCCCATTTACCCCCTGGGCGGTGAGCACACTGATCTAAGGTCTTCTCTACTAGAGGAACCTATGTCCCCTTGAGGCCAGCTTACCACGTGCAGTATGGTGGGGTTGCAGCCAATGATGAAAGGAAGGCTGCGGAAACCCTTGATGCGGTGCGCGATCCTCACCGGCAACTCTTGCTGCAAGTACCGGGCActtttctagaaaaaagaaaaagaagggaagttAGGGACTGGACCTGAGTGGCTGGGTCAGAGGTCCAGGGGCCAAGAGAAAAATATGGGCAGGAAGCTTACCAGAAGGTGGCTGCCATCCTGAGAGCGGCCTGAATAGAGCATCATGGTCGGAGTGAGGCGGActgagggctggaggagcagaggggccTTAAGCACTAGATCTCCAACATCCTGCCCCCACCACATTagctccacccctcccctggaCACTGCCCTCCAGCTAGGGACCCAGGCCTCACTGCCCTAGCTGCGCACCTTCTCTGCTGCCACGTCGATGGCCGACTGGTTGTAAAAGGAGGTGACGGTCTTGGAGCGCTCCCGTGCCATTTCCACGTGGTGGGTATCGGTGGCTGATGTGGAGCGGGCCCGGAGCGAGAGTGCGGGACCCAAGAGAGGCCAGAGTGGTGGCCCACCCCGTGGGCCGCTCCCCAGCACCGATGCCAGTATCATTCTTCTGCTCCTTTGTCGGACTGGGGGGCCACTCGGGCTGCAGACCCGATAGATGGAGGCGACCCCAAAACGGGGCAAGAGGGGTGCGGGGAGGCAGGGGCTCTTCTCTGACTTCAGGGGCACGGGTCGGTCGAGGATGCTGACAAGCTCAGCCCCCAGGGAGCAGCTCCCATCTACCAGGGCGGGGTAAGGAGGAGTTGTGAGGATCTGAATCTGCAGGATCTCTCCATGTGGGCACTGGTATCCTCAGACCTGGACAATCTCTGCCCACCCCTTCAACCACGTCCCCAAACACAGGCCAAGCCTGGACAACCTTGCTTTCCAGAGCTTTTATTCTTCAACCTGAAGCTCTATCCGGTAGTCTGGAGGATCGGGGATCCTTAGAACCAACCAGCCTAAAAACCTCGCCCCTGCTCCCTCTGGTCCCAAGCAACCCTCGTTCAGGGGGCGGGGCTGACCCCTAATCCGGCGCCTTCAGACCCGGGCTGGAGCCTGGCCTGCGTACGTGCATCACACAGTTGTGCACCCGAAGTCGGCTGCGTGAAAGCAGGGGCTTGGGAGTCCCTGTCTGGGTCCCCTCCTCCGCGGGGTCACTTGGTTCTGCCCGGGTCCCCTCCATATGGTAGATgccagtccccccacccccacacccggTCCACGCGCGCTCCAGCGATCCAGCGCAAGGGCCGCAAGGGCAGAGGCTGCGGGCGAGAGCTGCGAAGCCTCTGCGGGAAGATCTGCGCGGGTCGCTCCACTTACCGCGGGGCCAGAGCCAGGGCCGGGGTCCGAGCGGAACGGCCCAACAGACTACGGGCCGGGCTAGCGGAGCCGCCTGCGCCCTAGGCGGCCGTGACGTCGCGTGGGCTATAGGAGCCCGGTGCCTCCTGGGAGTTGTAGTTCGGAACGAAGCACTAGTAACCCTGGCACCAGCCCACCTGGGCTATGACCCTGCTccaggaaccccccccccccccaaataaataccACAGCTCTCTCCACAGGGCTCCCGGAGTTATCtggtctctctgggcctctgtcttcTGCTCTATAAAATGGGCTCCCTGGGAAACAAATGGGAAAAGACCCTTAGATGCAAAGCGCACCTGGATTCCTCCTGAGGTCCAGTCCATTTCCTTCTAGCTCTTTGATTCATTTGCGGAAAACCAGACTGCCTGGTTCAAACCCCTGCTCAGCCACTTATTatctggggcaagttacttaaactgcTCAATACTTGAATTTCCGTATTGGTATAACGAGGATGTATCAAACTTGAGGTTGTGTGTTtacatgtgtttatatatgtagAATGCCTAGAATAGTGCCAGGCATGAAATtaacacttatta
This window harbors:
- the BCKDK gene encoding 3-methyl-2-oxobutanoate dehydrogenase [lipoamide] kinase, mitochondrial — its product is MILASVLGSGPRGGPPLWPLLGPALSLRARSTSATDTHHVEMARERSKTVTSFYNQSAIDVAAEKPSVRLTPTMMLYSGRSQDGSHLLKSARYLQQELPVRIAHRIKGFRSLPFIIGCNPTILHVHELYIRAFRKLTEFPPIKDQADDAQYCQLVRQLLDDHKDVVTLLAEGLRESRKHIEDEKLVRYFLDKTLTSRLGIRMLATHHLALHEDKPDFVGIICTRLSPKKIIEKWVDFARRLCEHKYGNAPRVRINGHVAARFPFIPMPLDYILPELLKNAMRATMESHLDTPYNVPDVVITIANNDIDLVIRISDRGGGIAHKDLDRVMDYHFTTAEASTQDPRISPLFGHLDMHSGGQSGPMHGFGFGLPTSRAYAEYLGGSLRLQSLQGIGTDVYLRLRHIDGREESFRI